The genomic segment GAGCTGGTGAATGCAGTCCGTGTCATGGTGCTGGAAATGGCTCGACTCATCTCTGAACGCATAGATGAGGTCCGGCAGGTGTATGAGTCTATGCCAGATACCTTAGCTGTGACAATCGCTGACCATGAGGTCCGAGTCTGGACGCAGGGGTCTCGTTTTTTCTGCGTGAGAATGAAGACACCGACCGCCTATGCTGCAATAGACAGTCTTGCAAGAGAGGCTCTGACAGCTGACAGTGGTGATGTCATTCCGGACAAGCGCCTCCTCACCCTTGCCTTCCAAGCCATTGGAGCTTCGCCGAAGCTGGAGCGGCAGTATATCGTGCGACTGCTACGCGACAATCTCCTGTTTGCCCACATAGACTTCCAACACCAGTCGAGAGTACCGGACATTGTGGCTAGGCTCCAGAACAAGTTCCCGAGATCGGATGGTTTTCTCACCCATCTTCTGAGAGGACACACGACGGTCATCGAGCTCTTGGAGCAGGGGTACATTGAGCAACTCGCCTTGGTAATGGACCTGCTGGACTATATTCAGAGGAGAGGTCTCTTGGAATAGGATGCGGAGAGGACATGTCATGATAGTTCGTAAGGCAAAGGCTTGGCGCGAGCTGATGAAGATTGGGCTGAACGTTGGGCGGCTCAGAAAGGAGATTGACGTATTCTATCGGGGCAACATCCTCGGTGTACTGCGGAATGAGGGATGGTTCGACTACCTTCAGAGACCTAGGACTGCTGTGGACTTGGCAGCAGCCTTCAGGTATACGGACATGGAGTTCTTGGAGTACATTCTCAATGTTCTTGTTGATGATGGAGTACTGAGTCGTAATGGTGACGAGTACGTCTTCCAAGAGGGTCAAGTGTCCTTTGAGTGGGACTTCCCAAGCTGCTTTGACATCTCCATGAGGGAGCTCTGGGTCGACCATGCCCGGGCCATACCGGACCGACTGCGAGGCAAGTTCATCTCGTTCACTGGTGGGCTGAATCTCTTCAACTGGGACGATGCCCTGTCGAATCGCCTGTACGAACAGATTAGGCGAGCGGCCTTCAGCTTTGCAGATGCCCTGGAACGACCCGTACGGTTTCTGGATGTGGGTTCGGGCAACGGACGAGGTACTGCAGCCATATGGTCCTACTACTATGGGCGAGGCTACTTCCATGATGGAACGAAGATGCATATTGTCGGAATCGATCCGAGCGAGCGACTGTTATCCATTGCAAGAGCAGAGTTCCCGAAGATGGTCAGCGAGTATAACGGGAACGACCTTCGCATCTGTGACGAGGTGAATCGCTACCCTCCTGAGTTCAAGACAGGCTACGCCGAGAACATACCCTTTGAAGACGAGAGCTTTGACATCGTCTATGCCTCCCAGATACTTCATTGGACGACACCCAAACAGGCAATACAGGAAATGTTGCGTGTTGTGAGGCCTGGCGGTTTTCTCTTTGGTACCGAGAACTTCTATCCTGATGCGAATAGGTATAGTGAGATGCACTTCAAGGTCGTCGAGGGCGCCCACGGCTTCTTCTACAAGACCGATCTAGAGCAGTGGGCTCGCGAGGCTGGCGCGAATGGTGTAGAGACTGCCACACCCATCTCAGTGTTCAAGATAACCAAAGGGATTGCCTAGTCAGACTGGGCGGCTTCTGCACTCGCTATCGCTCAACGTCAAAGATTGCGTGGACGATGGTCCATGTCAATCTAGGCAGACAGCACATCGTCTACCATGAACTTGCGGTCCCCAATCCATCCCCCTCGTGTATCGTTGTACGCGTCAGGGTATATGTAGTACAGCCGAGAATTGGCATAGTCGAGCAGACACACGCTCATGCTACCAAGCACAGAGTACAGAGTGTTCAGGAAGGGGGAGATGTGCCCTTGAGGAAGTCGAATGAACCAGAACAGGTTGGACTCAGAGACCCTCAGCGTGGACTCGAATGGCGGGGGGTTCTCCTTTGTCCGTGCCGCGAGGACAGCGAGTCCTGTTGCATCGCCCGTGCCGTAGACAAGTATGTTGCTCAGCGCTTCGAACAAGGCTGTGTCGAATGAAACTCGATATCCGTCGAAACACTCGTTGTTTATCATCTGCAGATGACGGCCAAACGTCTGAGGAGTGATCTCCACACCACGCTTCTTCAGGCTCTCTATGACTTCGGTGTTCTTTCGTCGCGCGTCCCGCATGAGTTCGGAGATGATATAAACATCCTCACGGGTGAGCCACTTGAGAACGGTCCCATCAGTGGTGGCAGATTCTGTCTGTCTCTTCTTGGTTGATGATCTGAACCATGACTCCCAGTCGAAGGTCCAAGACCTTGACGAGGCGTTCCATCCCGTAATCCTCATGGATGTATAGAGTGGTCTGGTCTGTGACGTCGGAAGGGCCTTGAAACTCCTGATATGGCCCCCGTCGGTCAGTCTCTCGAATAACGCTTGAATGTGGTCCGATGTACCCAACGGTACTCTGAACTGCATGAAGAGACCGGTGGTCGAACCAAAGCATCGGGACCGATATGCAGTATACGGGTGTCGTTCGGCGACTCTCTCGAGATAGAGCATCGCCTGCGCGCTGGTTGCTTCAATCAGCATGTCGACCTCTTCTAGTCCCATCCTGTGGTACTTGAGGATGGGTTTGACTTGAAAGTACTGCTTCCCTGGAGGCAGATACCGCCTCTCGAATTCATCACCAGCTCCCATAAGTGCCCTGAGCCGCCTCAGGGCGGTGGGTTTGGATATGCCCGCCTTCTCTGCCAGCTCTTCAGCCGTGTCAAACGGGTTCCTCTGAAGGGCGGCGAGAAGGGGTATGTATCTCTCAGTCACGGGGTCTACCATCTATGCATCCCTCCTCTCTTGGGTGCTCGGATATGGTCACACAGAGATGAATGTGGCTGATGCAAGCCTGTTCCTATGGCGTGATCGTCGTGTTCGATTCAACGAGTACGTCTGTAATCAGCGGAGGACCGGGGTCACCCCCTCCGGGCGGGTCAAAGAGCATCTCAGCCTGGAGTACTATCGGGCCGCTAAGGGTGATCACAACAGCAAACGCACTGACCTTATACCAACCGGGTTCCTTGGCCGCATTATACCATCCGATTGTAACAGTCAGCCCGGTGTAGTCTTGGTCTAGAGTAATCACGTTGCCGAGTAATATGCCCGATGGCAGTGTCAGGACTGTTGCTTGTAGCGTGAACCAGACGTCGAGTTGTCGTGGTACCAGCAGTAGACTCTCAGTGAGTATATCATCAGAGAGTCCGTCGTTGTCTAGGTCAAGGTAGTTAGCATAGGTAATGGACAGACTCGCATTGCTGTCAATGGGTTCTTCGTCGGTTGCAGCTGATGTCCCGCACGGTAGAGCGAAGAACAATATCACAACGAAAAACCCGATAATGAGGTTCCTTCTGTGAGTCGCCATGTCAGTTCTGTGTGATAGTGTGGTAAAACACAAATAAGAACCTTTCTCCATCCTACTATCATCTCGCTATCGGCGTGGCTGAATCGATTGCACATGTTGTGGATATGCGTACTGAGTTGCGTTCACCACTGCGGGCGCTTGACACCTGCTTTGCCCACTGCACGATACTCGAAGCCTTTCGACTCCACAACGGTCTTGTCAAACACGTTTCTGCCATCGACAAGTGTTGCTGTCCTCATGACCTTCCTTATCTTGTCAAGGTCAAGAGAGTAGTACATCTTGTGCTTCGTCACGAGCACGAGGCAATCCGAACCTTTCGCCGCCTCCATGATGTCCCTCATGATGGGCTGTGACCCGAACTCCCACTCTCTGACGTAAGGGTCGTGAAGTCTTACGATTGCGCCCTTGGCCTGCAGTGATGCGACAAGTGCCGCCGCAGGTGTGTTTCGTGTGTCGTCGGAGTCCTCCAGATATGCCAGACCCAGCACAGTGACTATAGCATCTTGGATTGACAGGCCCTTGTGTGCAAGGGCGTTCTCCACCAGCTCGGACATATGGATTGGCATGTGGTCGTTGATTCGCCGGGCGAGAGAGATGAACTCGGGCTCAATCTTCCATGTGCCGTACTCGTAGAGGCCGTAGCGCAAGAGCCACGGATCCTTAGGCAGGCAGTGCCCTCCAACTCCAGCGCCGGGGATGTGCATATGTCTGTCATGACGCGCATTGATTATTCGGATAATCTCATAGATGTCAACTCCGAGGCTCTCGCAGACTAGAGCCATCTCGTTGGCGAAGGCGATGTTAACGTCCCGGTACGCGTTCTCAATCGTCTTAGCCAGCTCGGCACTCAGGGTATCAGTGACGTATATCTCCTTCTTCACTATCTTTCTGTATAGCTCTACTGCTCTGTCGGTCGACCTAGGAGTAATCCCTCCAACGACCCGAGGCATGTCTGTTATGTACTCGAGCAGTTTCCCGGGCATGACACGTTCATAAGAGAATGCGAGGTCGAAGTCCTTTCCCCCCCTCATGTTTGACTCCTTCTCCACAATTCTTTGAACTAGGTTCTGTGTTGTCCCAGGTGCGACTGTCGACTCCACCACTATGAGCACACCCTTCTTCATTCTCTGCCCAATCTGAGTGCTCACCTCACGCAGAGAGGTGTACTGAGGCATGTTCTGTGTGTCCGTGGGAGTCTGAACATCGATGAGAACAATGTCTGCTACTCGAAGGCACTCTGGGTCGTCCGTAACCCTGAAGGTTCCCTTCTTGACGACCTTCGATATGAGCTCGTCGAGTTCTGGCTCCTCACCCTCAAATGGTGACCTTCCGCTGTTCAGGGCATCTATCTTCCACCCAGAACGCTTTGACCTCCTCTGGAGTCCGGTCACATGGTGCCCTTCAACATCTGCAAGCAGGGCCGCGGCAGGAATACCCACATAGCCCATTCCGACGACAACAATCTCTGTCACCACTAGAAGTCACAACCTAGGTCAAGTGTTTCACTGCTAGCCGGGTGGTCCTCGCTTCAACACAAAAAGGTTGTCACTGTGCGCTGCTCAATCATGCTGGCGAGATGGTCAGAGTGTGGAATTGTCTGCCTCTTACGCGGCGTCCGGCCTACTCCACGTCGACTACAGCCGACACTCGTCCGACGGCTCGCTCTATTGCATCAGGGTCAGCTATTGTGAGGGTGATGGCACCCTCGGGACAGACATCCACACAACGACCACAGCCCCTGCATGCATTGCTTATGACCGCTCTGCCATCTACCAGTCGGATGGCGTCCACAAAACAGACCCCTGCAGTACAGGTCCCACAACCCACACAGTTGTCATTTACTTCGATGCTTATGCCGGGCATTCGGGTTATCTTGTCTCCAATCTCCGGGGATATCACAGGTAGGACTCGCCAGAGGCAGCAGCAGGGACAGCAGTTGCATATGGTCAGCAGCTTGTGACCGGGACCTACGTTCAGCCAGACCGAGTCGAGCTTGTTCCGCCCAATCAGGTGGACAAGTCCTGCCTCGTCACACTTTCTGATGTACTCATGCGCCTCCTCCTTAGTCACTCTCCTTCCCAGATTCGGATTGATTCCCATTGCAGCCTCCCCAAGAAACAGACAGCCGTAGTCTATGGGATAGTCCTTGCACTTGGAGGACTCTCGACAGATGCAGAAGTTCATGATCCAGTGGTAGTTTGCCTTGTCGATGAACCTGTGCACAATCTCCGAGGGCAGCACCGCCTCCTCCGGTCGTTCAAGGGTCTTTCCCACCGATACAGTTCTAGTGACGGCACTGTCCTTGGGAAGATAGATGATGTCATCGCCATCGAACAGCATCTTGTCAATCGCTCTGCCCAGTAGGGGAATGCGCGTCATCCTTGCGATTATGTGCGTGTTTGGGAATGTCTTCTTCAGGAGCGCGACGAACCAGAGGGGTCGAGCCATAGCATTTCATGCTAGAAACGTGACTCATAACACTATCGCGACTCAATAGGCTGGCCCAGTCACGATGTGGTGGTCGAATCGCTCTCAGAGTCTACTGCGACCTGTGTGTTTCATACCATTCCACTGTTCTTCGCAGTCCTTCCTTCAGCGACACAACGGGTCTGACGCCGAGTATCCGTTCAAGTCTGGTGATGTCGCCCCGGCTCTCCTCTACGTCGCCCAGTCTCGGTGGGCCGTGAATGACTTGAGAGGTACACCCGTGCACGGCTGCCCTGATCATCATTGCGAGTTCTAGAACCGTAACTGAGCTGTCTCCTGCAACGTTGAGGGTCGTTCCGGCCGCCTGGCTCTTCTCTCCCGCTGCGACAGTCGAACTGACGACATCCTCGACATAGACAAGACTACGTGTCTGATGCCCATCACCATCAATCACTATCGGTTCGTTTCTAAGCGCCCGATTGATGAATATGGACACAACACCAGAGTACTCAGAGTAGGCCTGTCTGGGCCCGTACACGTTGAAGTATCTCAGCACGACTGTCTCGACACCGTACGTGTTCCCAAAGGCTTGAACGTACTTTTCTCCTGCCGCCTTGGAAGCTGCGTAGGGACTCAAGACGATCAGTTCAGACTCCTCAGTCACAGGCAGTCTTTTGGGTCTCCCATACACCGCCGCGCTCGATATGAAGACAAACCTTGAGGCATCAAGTCTTCTGGCCGCGTCCAGCATGTTGACAGTTCCTGTCACATTCACATCGTTGACATAGATTGGGTCTTCAACGCTCTGCTTCACTGACGAGATGGCCGCAAGGTGGTATACTGTGTCTGCCGTTCCATCCAGCCTCTCTACGAGACTCCGGTCCCTGATATACGCCTCAATGAAGGTGAACTTGGGACTCCTGAGTGCATCCACGATGTTGTCGCTTCTTCCTGTGGTCAGATTGTCCACACCTGTGACAGTGAGTCCTCCTCCGAGCAGTCTGTCAACAAGGTGGCTGCCGATGAACCCTGCACATCCTGTGACAATGACCGAGCTGCCCAATTCCGCCGACCTCGGGGAGGGCCCTTCCAGTCTGTCTGGGTTTATAGTCCTTCTTGTCTCATACTCCTGAAGCGTTTCAACAGCAGTCGAGGTCGGACGGACTTGACCACGCTGTGTGTGGGGATTCATCCATTGGTCAACGACTCTCCCTTCTCAGTGTGCGGACTTGCCAGTGACGGTGGCAATCCTTTTCTGTCTAGGCATAGCTGTACCCGGGAGCCGTATTGAAGACACATAGCCGTCGTGTTCAACCGTATCATGCAGCCGACCGCGAGTATCTCCCTCTCGCCTGTTTCACTCTCCAGTCCGCTCCGCTACTATGGCCGCAGTTTCGACCTCTCCCACAGTGGTCCGAAACTGTTGAGGAACCGGACGGCCGCAGCAGTCTGGTATATGGCAACGAGCAATTGGGGCTGTTGATCAGGCTCAGCCCATATCGTGGGTCTGGACGAGTGAGCGACACCGATGAAGTCATAGTGGGATGTCAGGGGCTTCCTGATGGTCTATCTCTAGAGCTTCGGGCCTTCCGAAATGGGCAAGAGCCAAGATCCATAGTTGCATCAGTCACTGGTCCGGAGGACCATGCTCTGACCATACTGGCGGGTTTCGAGGAATGCTTCAATGTGGACGGTTCTGACCCCGGCTGGCAACGGAGCCACCTGAGACGGTTGACTCGAAGTGCGATTGGGCTCAGTGCATGGCACTTGGCTGAGCTAAATGCATCGGAGATGCTGATGAATGACCCGCACGACCCGGAGGCACTCATGTACTTGGGCATAGCGAAGGCTGCTCAGGGATACGCTCCCGAAGGAGAGGGCCTTCTCCTCGCATCGCTGACAATGGACCCAATGAATGCAGATGCATACTACCACCTCGGGGTCATACTACTGAATCAAGGTAGATGTATGACCGCGGTCGACTCGCTACGACAGGTCCTGCAGCTTGTACCGGGGGAGCGTATGGCACTCTACCATCTGGGACGAGCATTGGAACGACTTGGGCGTCTTCCGGAGGCGCTGAAGTCATATCGTGAGAGCCTGAAGCAAGCTTCCACCACAACCACACTTCTCACCTGTCTTGCTTCTGACATCACGAAGGAGCTTGAGGACTCTGTAGTGCGTGTTGAGAGGGCAATCGCGGGCGGTGGTGAGTTGCCGCGTGAAGGCGTGTTCTTGAGAGAGTGACATTGACTCATTCACAATCTCCTCCCGAGTCGATGAATCCGTCTATGCTTGCCATTGTACTGAGGCGGCCTGAATCTCTATGTGCTCTTGGACCACACTGCATGATGGGATTGCTGCCATCCCTGTGATGAGATACGCTTAAGATGCACCCTGTGAGCTGTACAACATGTGAACCGCATTCAGGTCACAGTGCCCTTCGATAGGACCCATGCTGTTTTCGACATCCTGTCCGCCACGCCCGGCATACAGGAGAACAGACTGCTGAGATTGAGCGCAGACAACGCACTCATGATACAGGCTCACATTTCTAACGAACACTTGCACGATGCCATAGACCGTCTGAAGGCAATCGGGGTGGGGGTTGACTTCGGGTATATCGATGTGACTGAGATTCACATGTCACTTCCTCACGAGAGTGAAGTGGGTGAGTCTGCGCACATTCATCGTGAGCCCGAGTTGATAGTCGAGGAGATATACGAGACGGTACATCGGGGCGTGGTATTGAGCTTCGATACAATCACGTTTGGTGTACTGGCCGCCCTGCTCACCGGGCTTGGTTTCCTGATGAACAATGGCACAGTGGTCTTGGCTGCGACACTCCTCTGCCCGCTTATGGGTCCCATGCTTGGGATTGCCTTGGGCTATGTGATTCACGACCGGTCTCTTCTTATCCATGGAACCAAGAACGAGTTGACTTTACTTGCGCTCCCACTGTGTAGTGGTCTCTTCTTGGGGCTGGTCGTCTGTATCTTCTGGCCGGCATTCCCACTAACACTGCTTGGGCATATCGAGCATGGAGAGTTGACCGAGATGAGTCGTTATGCCTACTTCAGCTGGCTTGACGTGTTTGTGGCTCTCTTTTCCGGCGCCGCGGTCGCGGTGTCCATAACTCACGGGGACATGGCCTCATTGGTAGGTGTAGCCATAGCGGCCACGTTGATGCCTCCCGCTGTGAACTCAAGTGTCGTCATCGTGATGGCGCTCTGGATTGGCTCGGGGACCTTGGTTTCTGTGGCAGCTGGCGCGTTCTATCTATTGCTGATGAATATTGCCGCAATCGTCTTTGCTGCAGCTCTCATGCTCAAGGTCAAGCGACTGGGTCCACTCAGGTACAGATCTAGTACTTGGGTGGCCGTGACGAACTACAGACGGCAAAAGTCTGAACAGCTCTACCATAGAGCCGTTCCACGCCGAGAAGACGAAGGCTCCGTTGAAAGCACGTCGTGAGTCGCGGTTGAGACATCAGTTCTCAATTCACTCAATGAACTACGATGCGTCCTCAGTGGCGGGTGAAGGTGCGGTCAGACCAGCCTCTCTCTGTTCGGCCACCTTCATTAGTCTTGTCACTAGCGGTCTTGATACCCACCACGCAGGAGGAATCACCTTGAGCACCTTGCTGATGTTCTCTAGGTCTCTCCTGTTGACCACTTTGGTGGCAGTCCCGACTGCGATGAAGAGATACCAGAATGGAATCGCCATTAGCCCGACCAGCATGGCCTCAACGATGTTCGGTATCGAAGCCACTGCTACTATTGGTTCCAGTGCCGTGACCACAGCGTACATCACTACTAGGAAGAACAAGCCCATGCCGATTCCACCTGCGACCGTTTGCAGGTCCATTGTCACGGAATGGTATTTCTTGGTGTACCAGTGCTGCAGGAAGAAGAAGGGCACATAGGGAATCCAAATCAGAGCCACTGCGATCACCCCAATCAGAGGTGCCATTAGCATAACCCAACCTACTTGGATGGCCCCTTGTAAGATGCTGGACAGGAGTAGTCCGCGTCTGTCGTCTGCTGCTAGCAGGATGTATAGGTAGATTGCGGGCACAACCATGAATATCGGGTTCATGGAGAGAAGGCGCAGAAATGGAACCGCACTGACTCCAGCAGCTCCGTAAACGACTCGCAGGATTGGCTGGGAAAACGCAAACAGTGCCGCAGCTGTGAATGACAGAGTTGGGACCATCATTCTGTAGGCCTCTTTGAACTTCCGTTCCAGATTCCCTCTCGACCCGGCTGCGTACTCGAGTGCGAGGTTTGGTGCCAACACGCCCAGCGGCGATGTCACAATCTGCATCACCGTTAATGAGGTTGCTCGTGCAATGGAGAAGTTGGCAACATCCTCATCGGCTCCGAACATGCCCACCAGAATCACCATTCCGTAATCGAATATCGCCTGTACCACCGTGCTTACTAGGAAGACTCCTGCAAGACCTGCAAGGCTGCCAATCACTGCACTGCTTGGTCTGAAGCACCATGGGACCGAGTTACGTTTCATTTCCGTTGCAAGGATCCTGAGGGCAAGAACGCATGCTATCACTGTGAGGAGCAGGTTGAGCCAGAGGATGGTCAGAACCATCACAAGCTGGTATGCATACAGTATGACCAGGCTTGCGATTCTGATGGAGTTGTATACAATCTCTGTGGTCAACCCCCTCTTCATCTTCTGCACGCCTGCGAATGCAGCCCGTGCTATGGAGAGATAGCCTGACGGCAACAGGGAGAGCATGACAAAGAACCATAGGAGCCTTGTTTCGTCCGCGGGTAGTTGGACATCAAGCCCTGAGGCTATGAGCGCTCGGTCAAGACCAAAGAGTGAGCTCAGGGTCGCTGTTGCTATATAGGCAAATGTGACGATGACAAGTGAGTTGCCCAGTCCTTGACCGACCTTCCTGCGGTCGTTGGAGGACGCAGCGACATATCGCGTCAGTGCTCCGCTGAAGCCAAGCAGAACAAGAGGAAGAAGCATCTGACTGGCGCTGGACACCATCTTGACCGCTGTGTAGTCCGCCGTACTCCACGACCAGCCTATCGACCTATAGAGCACTGCGCTGGAAAGAAGTCCTCCGGCAAACGATAGGATGCGGGATGCTGACTCGGCTACAACATTGAAGCTGAACTTATCCCTTGAGATATACTCCTCCACACCCAGTGTTTCTCCTTTGACTCTCGTTTCGCGAAACTTGCATTCCTGTCAATATGAACATTCTCTTGGTCAAGCCAGTCCGTCAAATAGCAAGGGGTGAGCTCGTCGTGTTGAGTCGATGACCTCACTTCCTCACTACACTTGTCACCAGAATGCGGATGAGATACCATCCCTTTCGCGTAAACAGCAAGCTCCGTGCAAGAACAAGTGCCCGTCTGAGCATACTCCTGTACTTCAATCGCACTCGGGTGTAGAGCATAGCGTAGTCTACTGGGCGATTATTGCGGACGAACTCCCTAGCATCAGTTATCACTCTGTCTGGCTCTGCGTCTTGAATCACCTTGCACCCGCATGCGAGCGCCTCCAGTGCAGTCTTGGATAGAACTATCTTCTCGATGTGACCCTTGAAGTCAAGATAGTACTCGAACTTGGATAGAAACTCAGGCATCTTCTCATAGGGCACTCCTTCCCCCTTACTCCTGTCGATTATTGTCAGGTCGAGTCCGCGTTTCCTACACAGATCCTTCGCAAACTGCCTCTGGTCGATTATCACGTACTGGACATAGATCATCAGTGCAGTGTTCGGGACTCGTCCTCCGCGATAGTAGAATGCGTCACTGATTGGCCTGTCATACCACTCACCGTAGGCCGACAAGTCGTGGGTTGAGACTATGACCTTGTCTGCAAGCTGTGTCTGATAGTGGGGTCCGAACCCTGCGGCTATTCTCTCTCTGACATCACCGCCGTGGTATTGGTACACGATTGGGGTAAGGGGTGCGGCGGCTCTAATCAACGGCAGGTACTCGTATATGGAGTTGACATGGATTATGGTTGGTTTGGAGCGCAGTATCTCCTGTACAACCGCAGTAAGAAAGTCCTCGACGGAGTCGAGAATCCTCGCATGGGGGGACATTGCTGTCTGTCCGTATGGGTCCCATGCTCGCCTCATCAGAATCCGCGTGAAGACACCTCGCTTGTGCAGCCACTCTGCAATAGGTACGTACACCCCCGCAGTGTCCCAGACGCAGAGTACTCTCATCGCTTCATCATCGTCCGTTGCAAGACAGAAGGCTTGGTGCTCTTGGCCTTACCTCCCGCGAACGGACCAACCACAAAGGACCCCTAAAGAACCTTTCTCAACTTTGACACAGGACTCCCATTGTCCCATCATCAGTCATGGCGCTGACAGGGGCTCCGTTGAATGAGTCGCCCAGACCTCTCAACGCAGGAGCAAATCTGATACACGAATCGTCTTTCGATGTCCGTGTTCGAACAGGTCAAGCTACGCGATGACCACTCTGCGGACTCCCGACCTGACCTCTTACACAGGGCCGCTGAGACGGAAAGCGAGATAAGTTTCAGTGATCCACTCCGCAAGGCGGAGACTCCTGTGATGCGGGTCGACAGGAACGCACTTGAGCTTCAGTTTCAGATAGAAGGAGAGCTCTTCGGCAACAGCGTGTTCAAGGATGCTCTCAACATACCTACCCGTCCCTTCTCGGAGGATCTGTTCACAAACCATCATCACATTGCACTTCATACACAGGAACTGGGACAGCTTTCCAATGAACTGACGTCTGCTATCCAGCGATGCTTGGAGCCGCATGCGAACAGACGAGTGGGCCTGCTTCTCTCGGGCGGCATCGACTCTAGCTTGGCCGCATATCATACCAAGAAGGTGTTTCCCAGGACTGATCTGGTAGCCTATCACACAGACTGGGGTATTCC from the Candidatus Thorarchaeota archaeon genome contains:
- a CDS encoding class I SAM-dependent methyltransferase; the protein is MIVRKAKAWRELMKIGLNVGRLRKEIDVFYRGNILGVLRNEGWFDYLQRPRTAVDLAAAFRYTDMEFLEYILNVLVDDGVLSRNGDEYVFQEGQVSFEWDFPSCFDISMRELWVDHARAIPDRLRGKFISFTGGLNLFNWDDALSNRLYEQIRRAAFSFADALERPVRFLDVGSGNGRGTAAIWSYYYGRGYFHDGTKMHIVGIDPSERLLSIARAEFPKMVSEYNGNDLRICDEVNRYPPEFKTGYAENIPFEDESFDIVYASQILHWTTPKQAIQEMLRVVRPGGFLFGTENFYPDANRYSEMHFKVVEGAHGFFYKTDLEQWAREAGANGVETATPISVFKITKGIA
- a CDS encoding winged helix-turn-helix domain-containing protein; amino-acid sequence: MVDPVTERYIPLLAALQRNPFDTAEELAEKAGISKPTALRRLRALMGAGDEFERRYLPPGKQYFQVKPILKYHRMGLEEVDMLIEATSAQAMLYLERVAERHPYTAYRSRCFGSTTGLFMQFRVPLGTSDHIQALFERLTDGGHIRSFKALPTSQTRPLYTSMRITGWNASSRSWTFDWESWFRSSTKKRQTESATTDGTVLKWLTREDVYIISELMRDARRKNTEVIESLKKRGVEITPQTFGRHLQMINNECFDGYRVSFDTALFEALSNILVYGTGDATGLAVLAARTKENPPPFESTLRVSESNLFWFIRLPQGHISPFLNTLYSVLGSMSVCLLDYANSRLYYIYPDAYNDTRGGWIGDRKFMVDDVLSA
- a CDS encoding nucleotide sugar dehydrogenase, which codes for MTEIVVVGMGYVGIPAAALLADVEGHHVTGLQRRSKRSGWKIDALNSGRSPFEGEEPELDELISKVVKKGTFRVTDDPECLRVADIVLIDVQTPTDTQNMPQYTSLREVSTQIGQRMKKGVLIVVESTVAPGTTQNLVQRIVEKESNMRGGKDFDLAFSYERVMPGKLLEYITDMPRVVGGITPRSTDRAVELYRKIVKKEIYVTDTLSAELAKTIENAYRDVNIAFANEMALVCESLGVDIYEIIRIINARHDRHMHIPGAGVGGHCLPKDPWLLRYGLYEYGTWKIEPEFISLARRINDHMPIHMSELVENALAHKGLSIQDAIVTVLGLAYLEDSDDTRNTPAAALVASLQAKGAIVRLHDPYVREWEFGSQPIMRDIMEAAKGSDCLVLVTKHKMYYSLDLDKIRKVMRTATLVDGRNVFDKTVVESKGFEYRAVGKAGVKRPQW
- a CDS encoding 4Fe-4S binding protein produces the protein MARPLWFVALLKKTFPNTHIIARMTRIPLLGRAIDKMLFDGDDIIYLPKDSAVTRTVSVGKTLERPEEAVLPSEIVHRFIDKANYHWIMNFCICRESSKCKDYPIDYGCLFLGEAAMGINPNLGRRVTKEEAHEYIRKCDEAGLVHLIGRNKLDSVWLNVGPGHKLLTICNCCPCCCLWRVLPVISPEIGDKITRMPGISIEVNDNCVGCGTCTAGVCFVDAIRLVDGRAVISNACRGCGRCVDVCPEGAITLTIADPDAIERAVGRVSAVVDVE
- a CDS encoding SDR family NAD(P)-dependent oxidoreductase: MNPHTQRGQVRPTSTAVETLQEYETRRTINPDRLEGPSPRSAELGSSVIVTGCAGFIGSHLVDRLLGGGLTVTGVDNLTTGRSDNIVDALRSPKFTFIEAYIRDRSLVERLDGTADTVYHLAAISSVKQSVEDPIYVNDVNVTGTVNMLDAARRLDASRFVFISSAAVYGRPKRLPVTEESELIVLSPYAASKAAGEKYVQAFGNTYGVETVVLRYFNVYGPRQAYSEYSGVVSIFINRALRNEPIVIDGDGHQTRSLVYVEDVVSSTVAAGEKSQAAGTTLNVAGDSSVTVLELAMMIRAAVHGCTSQVIHGPPRLGDVEESRGDITRLERILGVRPVVSLKEGLRRTVEWYETHRSQ
- a CDS encoding tetratricopeptide repeat protein codes for the protein MKTHSRRVQPYHAADREYLPLACFTLQSAPLLWPQFRPLPQWSETVEEPDGRSSLVYGNEQLGLLIRLSPYRGSGRVSDTDEVIVGCQGLPDGLSLELRAFRNGQEPRSIVASVTGPEDHALTILAGFEECFNVDGSDPGWQRSHLRRLTRSAIGLSAWHLAELNASEMLMNDPHDPEALMYLGIAKAAQGYAPEGEGLLLASLTMDPMNADAYYHLGVILLNQGRCMTAVDSLRQVLQLVPGERMALYHLGRALERLGRLPEALKSYRESLKQASTTTTLLTCLASDITKELEDSVVRVERAIAGGGELPREGVFLRE
- a CDS encoding DUF389 domain-containing protein, with protein sequence MNRIQVTVPFDRTHAVFDILSATPGIQENRLLRLSADNALMIQAHISNEHLHDAIDRLKAIGVGVDFGYIDVTEIHMSLPHESEVGESAHIHREPELIVEEIYETVHRGVVLSFDTITFGVLAALLTGLGFLMNNGTVVLAATLLCPLMGPMLGIALGYVIHDRSLLIHGTKNELTLLALPLCSGLFLGLVVCIFWPAFPLTLLGHIEHGELTEMSRYAYFSWLDVFVALFSGAAVAVSITHGDMASLVGVAIAATLMPPAVNSSVVIVMALWIGSGTLVSVAAGAFYLLLMNIAAIVFAAALMLKVKRLGPLRYRSSTWVAVTNYRRQKSEQLYHRAVPRREDEGSVESTS